TTTCGAGCCGGCTTCCGTAGAAAATTCAGACTTTCTTTTTGATGCTGCGATCACATAAAAACATAAACTTTGAGGCTCAATAGCTAAATACATGGCAATTGAATCATAAGCCGAGATCATAAAGAGCATACCGCGAGTAGGAAGTGGAATTAATACAATGGATTCAAAAGCATCAAACCTCTCTTGTTCGAAAGAATTGAAACACATCGAAATGGTACCAGCCGTACTTAATAATAGAAGGATTTGGCAGAAATATGTCAAATTGTCCCTCCTAAAAAGATTATTCCAGAATAAATGGGCAATAGTTAGGAGAGGTGCGCCAGCGGCGAGCAGAAGCAAGGTTATTAGATACCTCAGGAAAGCCCGGCCAGAACCACACGTGCAAGTTTCCCTGCATGTGGCTCGTCCGTGATAACTTCTTCGGATTTGCGTGAACTAGCGGACCGATCACTAAGTGGGGATGCTCCCTCCAGCATGAGCGAACCCTTTCGGAACTGGTTAAGAATGGGCGCCACTATCCCAGCCCGGATCCAGCCAGGTTCTATTGATCATGTCCCCTTCCCAACAGTTGTACCTTGTCTTGGGGCGTCTTTGGCTTTACGATAGAAAGCTCGCCGGAGAAAGCCAGGTGCCGTAGGTAAGCTCTATTTGGCCCGGAGCATTGATTTCCCATAACGAATAGGCTAGCTCTATCTCTCAATTACCTATCCTGTGCTCGAGAAGGTCCCTCAGTTCCTCGGCCTCGAGGTGCATTTAGTTGTCTTACATGAGACGAGGGCTATTCCCCACTCCATGGCATGACACCTTTCGCTCATCCATTCCGCCCGTCCAGACGCGGCGCCCTTTCTCATTATCATCTACCGCCCTTTCTTTCCTCCCGGCTATTCACGCATGAAGATCGTCGTATGTATGCTCGACTTCGGCTGCCGGTGCTATAATAGGTAGAAGTACATTATGGCAGGATCAGTCACCCGGGCAAACAACCCTCCTCCAAGAAGAATTGTGCTATGCCCCCCCGATCCCTATAGAGCGAAAGAGCTGCCTGGTGATCCCTAGGTTGCAGCACGTCCGGTCGTTAACTCCTCGCGCCGCTGCCGCCGTTTCTAGGACCGACCGACGCCTCACCTGCACAGGTACCTACGTAGTGTAGTCTCGGTCGCACATTCAACATAGCGTTCGGACTCATGTGCCTTCCAGAACCAGGGGTATTCGAGCCTGCTGCGTACGATTAGCCAGCCTTGCGGCGGCAAAAGGATTAGACGTCCCCCCATGCTACGGTTCCCTGCGGTCCAAATCCGGTGCCGCTTTAGGTTAGGGAGCTGGACGATAATAGCTCCTCCGCATCCCAAAGCGCGCTGCCCTCCTAGGCGCGCAACACTAAGTAATCCAAGCCAACCCACATTACTGACTAACGGTGGATAATCATATTTCTTAGAGGTACTAAATACAACTCCATGAATGAGCAAAATGAAGGTTGCATTAATGATAAAGATCTCTGGGGAAACCGCTAAAAAAAGATTGAACATGTGGGAGGATCCGAACGAATTCTGCTTTCATTTCCCCCGTATGGAGCACTGAGTTACTTACGTTACGGTCTTCAGCAGGCAGGCTGCACTCTAGGCGGCTAGGAAGGCTCGCTAGACCAGCAGCCAGACCAAGAATGAATGTGTAATGATGGTGATTCCACACCAGGCTCAATAAATAATTGAATGTAGAAAGGGGATCCTAAACTAAAAAGGAGTCCATGACCCCCTTTTAGAGCGTATAAGGGGAGGTCGAATTCCAAACCTTTTCTCTCGAGTATACCCATTACCAAAAAATATACGTCACTTTGGGACACATGCGCATAGCCGCCGCGCGTGGCTAAAAGTCAACCAAAAAAAAGAGCTCAAACTCTTTTTTTTTTTGAGTTCCACTGAGAAAGTCTTTTCTTATAAAAGACGCCACTCTACGAGGGAAGATGCAGATAAAAGGCCAATAGCCTGATGTCAGCTTCTACGGCATAAGCTTTAGATCTATCAACGAATAATAAACATTTCATAAGAAAAAAAAGCAGAATTGGAAGTTTCAATCTCAAAGAAAGGTATAGGTTCAATTTTGCACAGTCATTTCAATCTTTTTCTTCCGAAAGAAAAATCCCGAAAAATCCGTCAATAAATGACGAACTCCATTATACAGATGATAGGACAGGGCTAAGGCAGTAATCTCGACGGAGATTAGGATGAGCTTTGATGAATAAAAGAAGAATTGGTAGAAATTCTCATAGGTGAAGCAAATCAAACCTATTTTCAGACAAAGAAGATAAAAAAAGAAAACTATAGTGGCTAGGAAAGCTCCGGAGATTCTATGGGAAATTGAAAACGTCGAAGTAAGCTGTGGCTTATAAATAGGAAGATGAGGAGATAAGGGGCGAAGGATATTCATGATATTCGGAAAGATTTCTGTTCATTCGCTCTGCTCGCAGAGCGGTATACCGAAAAAAAGAAGCGACTACCTTACTTAAGCAATTCTTCTTATTCTTCTTGAATTGCAATCATTGAGTTCAGATTCAGATCCAACCAGCAAGGCATACGGTCTTGGACACTTAACCAAGCTCTTGATGAGCGGTATCCACCTTCACCTTATTCTGCTCTCCTCAGCCTCCGGCTTGGGTGTGGTGAAGCAAGGGGTCAGTGAGATCGACCCCGATCAGTGCAGTTAGATAGTTAGAGTTAGTAGTTTCTTCAACAATTCTAGTTCTTATTCACTGGAAATGCTTCCTTTACTGGAGCAGGTAATGGAAATGCTGAAGTTTGAGCTTGTCTTTTCCTGTCTTCTCTGCCTTGCCCACTCCACCTTATTTGCTGGAGGGAGGATACGATTGTCGAAGCTGAAGTCCCATTCAATTCATAGAATTTCGCCTACTACCCTCTTACTCGCACGCCTACCAACTAGAATGAGGACAGTCAGACTAACCCCAAAAAAGAACTCTCACTCGAGAAAGCGGCCCCCTTTCTGCCTTTCTTGCTTGATTCGTCTTTCATCTCAGTGTCTTATCCGGATTGAATGTATACTATCCCCCTATCGGACTAAGGGTTTTTATCGAATATTCCTCTCTCTACCTGAATTCAATCAGTAAGAAAAGAAATATGGAATAAAGAGTGAAATTCCATAAAACATGTTCCACAGGGCACCTGTTCAATAAATCAGGACAAAGCGATTGATCCAGTTGAGAGCGTAGCGTAGGAGACAGGTAAGATGACCGTCAACGGACAAAAGCCTCTCATTATTATTATTTCACTTTTATGCTTCAATCAGGCCTATATTCGCATTTGAATGATACCAATCGAGATGGCTTTTTCAGGGACTGGCCTCTTCCCTGAGACAATCCCTGGGATTCAAAAGAGAGAGAAGGAACTTTCTGTGTCCTATGCCGTCATCACTAACCATTCCCCTTATCTTTGCATTTCTTGATCGGTCGCTCAAGAGACTGACTCTCTCTTTCTCTGTATTTAAACGCAATCTCTTGAATTTCAGTAGCAGAGTGAGTCTTTCTGCTCGTAGTTCCTCTCTTGTTAGTGTACTCGTGGTACGGGTTTGTCGTAGTACTCGTGCAACAGCGCTGACGGCAGCTTTTAGCTATTGTGGGAGAGATTGATTGCAAAGATCACTGGAATGAATGGTTGAGGCAGAGAGTGAGGGAAAGCTCGGACAAGTTATCCCGTGATCCGATCGAGTCGAAGCGGATCGATAAGCAGAACCGAAGACCTACCAAGGTTGAAAACAGGAATGTGGTCAACCATACCGAGATAAAGAGCAAGGGCAGGACCCTCAGGATTCCTGATGAAGTCAATCAGAGAGGGAGTTCTCTCATGGACTGAGTGAAGACTCTACTCTTTCTATACTCTCTTTGTCTGCTCCTCCCGGTCCCCGTCGCGGCCTTAGATTCATTGGTGATTCCGCGGCACATCTACGGTATAGATGCCTTGCCAGCAGAAAGAAATCCAGAGTCCCTATCGCCCGCCCAATGCAACCTCTCGAGATTGGTTCTTCCAAAGTTTCCGAATTCGCTTTAGAGATTGAGCAAGTGTCATCAGTCTAGGACGCGGCGTTCGGGTGATGTCTACCAGAATAACAACCCGTAGCCTAGTTGAGGTCAAACCCTCTTTGACAAGATTACAGACTCGAACACTCACGACTCGCTTTTCTGCTCTCTCTATTGACATCTCAGAGTGTCGACTCCTTGCAAGCAACCTCGACAGAAAAGACAACGGCGGACGTGCTCCGACAACCTTGCCCGAGCCTCCCTCCCTTCATTCAATGCTTGACAGCTTTCTTCATGCGGCGTGACACGTCTATCTTTGACACTCATCAATCAGCTAAAAGACGACGGTTGCGAAGCAAAGGGTTGAAAAGCACCACAAGGGACGGGAACGACGTCCTGACTAAACAAGAGTTTCTTCAATTTGGTCGAAAGTCGTAAAGAAGGCACCGGATAAGCAGCTAACATAAACTACTACCGTACAGCGCATCCCGTGGGCGGCCTTCAAAGGCTATCATTCGTAGGACGAGACGCTAACCTACGCCCGTACATTCCAACCTGCCTCCTTGGGACTTAGCTCTGAAGATGAATTCCCGGTTAGCCGATTACCTTGCCCGGTTAGGAGAACAGTTAGAGATAGGAAAAGATGCCGACACCGAACAGTTAAAGAATTCTCCTTCGCTTCAAGACTGCCAGCCTATTCGCTTTGAGCCGAAGCAGACGCTGCCCATGGAGAGCCTTTTCCTTTGTGAACATGCCCATAAGACACGACAAAAAAGCCCAAAATTGGGCTTCTAGACGCCTTACAATAAAGAAGCCCCGGCCCCTCGGTGTCTTACACGTCTTCTTCGACCCTGCCGAAGCAGCTTTCTTTCTTCAGGTAGTGAAGTCACTCCGGTTTGTGTATGACTTGACGCTCTAAAGTCTGTATCTTGCCCCTAGTTACAACATCGTATTCGACTTCTATCGCGGATCTGTTATTTCTTACGCATTTCTTTCCATTAGCTCTCCAAGCTTCCTATCTTTCCATTCCTTCCTAAGCTTCAGTTGGTGTAATAGTCCCACCCCCAGTAAGGGGAATCCTTCCTAAGAAAGAATTTAGTCCGTTTTGTTGAATGCTTTTTGCTTGTCTAAGCATCCCCCTATCGTGCTAATAAGGTGCCTTTTCTTATT
This DNA window, taken from Capsicum annuum cultivar Jeju mitochondrion, complete genome, encodes the following:
- the sdh3 gene encoding succinate dehydrogenase subunit 3, whose protein sequence is MNILRPLSPHLPIYKPQLTSTFSISHRISGAFLATIVFFFYLLCLKIGLICFTYENFYQFFFYSSKLILISVEITALALSYHLYNGVRHLLTDFSGFFFRKKKIEMTVQN
- the orf121 gene encoding hypothetical protein, which gives rise to MLPLLEQVMEMLKFELVFSCLLCLAHSTLFAGGRIRLSKLKSHSIHRISPTTLLLARLPTRMRTVRLTPKKNSHSRKRPPFCLSCLIRLSSQCLIRIECILSPYRTKGFYRIFLSLPEFNQ